From Sediminibacterium sp. TEGAF015, a single genomic window includes:
- a CDS encoding DUF2452 domain-containing protein: MVQAYNFLASWQLFPEKCDFQKGIAPKSGNYKIESVDNGQALSVSINWVSLDNEAFYTQYQVVPNDAMQKLLDNQLADEIKATIVNSSTLAVSFFKNLLSVLQVTHEILPNGYMRITQEGTDENGKNYRNIEIYHKQLSVLPYSSSVAGVAIRPTKEGVIKHKALSAMEDQTNMQLDQIRQQIELLARQAQEIRKRKELSLMIYEAKLNFKPQIGQVYHLYEKKDSTHILSLVAPQEWGASGPFKQFVSSVKLLADHTWVEVS, encoded by the coding sequence ATGGTACAAGCATATAATTTTCTTGCTAGCTGGCAACTTTTCCCCGAGAAATGTGATTTTCAAAAAGGAATTGCACCCAAAAGCGGAAACTATAAAATAGAGAGTGTTGATAATGGACAGGCATTGAGTGTTAGTATAAATTGGGTGAGTCTGGACAATGAAGCATTTTATACTCAGTATCAGGTTGTTCCTAATGATGCAATGCAAAAGTTATTAGATAACCAACTGGCTGATGAAATAAAAGCTACCATCGTTAATTCTTCCACCCTGGCCGTCAGTTTTTTCAAAAACCTTTTGTCTGTACTACAGGTAACACATGAAATTCTTCCTAACGGTTATATGCGTATTACACAGGAAGGAACAGACGAGAATGGGAAAAACTATCGAAATATTGAGATATATCATAAGCAGTTGAGTGTGCTTCCCTACTCTTCTTCGGTTGCTGGAGTTGCTATCAGACCTACCAAAGAAGGTGTGATAAAACATAAGGCTTTAAGTGCTATGGAAGACCAGACCAATATGCAGTTGGACCAGATAAGACAGCAAATTGAATTACTGGCTCGTCAGGCACAGGAGATTCGTAAACGAAAAGAACTGAGCTTGATGATCTATGAAGCAAAGCTGAATTTTAAACCACAAATTGGACAGGTATATCATTTATATGAAAAGAAAGACAGTACACATATCCTTTCGTTAGTAGCACCTCAGGAATGGGGCGCTAGCGGGCCATTTAAACAGTTTGTTTCTTCTGTTAAATTATTGGCTGACCATACCTGGGTAGAAGTTTCTTAG
- a CDS encoding response regulator, whose product MKSNIPFKLYSGLGISIFLVLLVGYFSIDTLNNQVERTTHLIKIKKSISEVQDLEYNIAQMRSARFKFWIDSKDADMTNYVLTASAIKPIIIKLQLEFQNNISLTNKINSLDTSLTALYLFWDSEGKIEYNHSRNTVKDIAQTEEIAFQKIFPLIDRIKQALILELDTTEKKIEESFSFSTKLILGGIILLIGIVLILVNAVIATLKSRFRSERRLKETVAKMEDINQLATEKNKLLEGVSYINDHIQKSNSLFALSTNVIRSVVGYLEVPAGVIYIKNEKTDFLEMTAGVAVSADAKVGFKIGEGIIGNAALQREAVSISDVPADYWHVETALGDMTGKGEILCMPLWLDNELKGLIELGIFGKFSAHQKNLLENIAHNVASAIQAEQARAKINDLLAEVQEHKDSLVKQQEELRQTNNELSRQAKELQETSKYKSEFLANMSHELRTPLNSVLILAKLLADNNPRNLTDKQIEYATIIHRSGSDLLKLINDILDLSKIEAGKIDLTIEEISVESIIKDLQQLFSVVASQKNIEFSIHKDVKVPNNLKTDVLRLEQIIKNLLSNAFKFTPENGKVSVLFNALEHPDGKRISIQVKDSGIGISAEKQKLIFDAFQQADGSTSRKYGGTGLGLSISKELARLLGGEIMVSSKEGMGSEFTVIVPVATTESNFHQKEELKTIEAPELDNIEEQDKVSDDRNNLKDNDEVILIIEDDENFATIVRDFARNKNFKTIIALSGDEGLFYAKKYRLNAIILDVQLPVLDGWSLLKILKEDPETKHIPVHIISAFDDNRFNSGGALAYVKKPINLEGLNLAFNKISTYIKQNFKSVLLVSPDYFQDKNINAIFQQRLKSVTFYNASSINEARGITENKHIDCIIVDLGNEWQENLTSLQDWRSLSNNQHIPFILLINNDIPEAEENKLKPFAEAIVRNDLSVNDNLITELDSFLYQVKKSEKSTLQAIINESTLMDLSGFKILIVDDDMRNVYALSTALESENADIISASDGRESLEMLKIHADTDLVLMDIMMPEMDGYEAMSRIRKELKQLDLPIIALTAKAMEGDREKCISAGASDYITKPVDIQKLISTIKSWLSK is encoded by the coding sequence ATGAAAAGCAATATCCCCTTTAAATTATATTCAGGATTAGGAATTTCCATATTCTTGGTATTGCTTGTTGGCTATTTTTCTATTGATACGCTAAACAATCAAGTTGAGAGGACAACTCACCTGATTAAAATTAAAAAATCAATCAGTGAAGTGCAAGATTTGGAATACAATATTGCACAAATGCGCTCAGCCAGATTTAAATTCTGGATAGATAGTAAGGATGCTGATATGACCAACTACGTGCTAACAGCCTCAGCCATTAAGCCAATTATTATAAAACTTCAACTGGAATTTCAGAATAATATTAGCCTGACTAATAAAATTAATTCTCTTGATACTTCTTTAACAGCATTGTATTTGTTCTGGGATAGTGAAGGGAAAATAGAATATAATCATTCAAGAAACACCGTAAAAGATATTGCTCAAACAGAAGAAATTGCTTTTCAAAAAATATTTCCTCTGATTGATCGGATTAAACAAGCATTAATACTTGAATTAGATACAACTGAGAAAAAAATTGAAGAATCATTTTCATTTTCAACTAAGCTTATTCTGGGAGGAATTATTTTACTAATAGGCATTGTACTTATTCTGGTTAATGCTGTTATAGCTACTTTAAAAAGTCGTTTCAGATCTGAGAGAAGACTGAAGGAAACTGTGGCAAAAATGGAAGACATTAATCAGCTGGCTACTGAAAAAAATAAGTTACTGGAGGGGGTTAGTTACATTAATGATCATATTCAAAAATCAAATTCCTTATTCGCTTTATCTACGAATGTAATCAGATCTGTGGTAGGGTATCTGGAAGTGCCCGCAGGAGTAATATATATAAAAAATGAAAAAACAGATTTTCTGGAAATGACAGCCGGGGTAGCTGTATCGGCTGACGCTAAAGTTGGTTTCAAAATTGGTGAGGGTATAATCGGAAATGCTGCATTACAAAGAGAAGCGGTTAGTATTTCAGATGTGCCTGCAGATTACTGGCATGTGGAGACTGCTTTGGGAGACATGACAGGAAAAGGTGAAATACTTTGTATGCCGCTTTGGTTAGACAATGAACTGAAAGGATTAATAGAATTAGGAATCTTTGGTAAATTTTCTGCACATCAGAAAAACCTCTTGGAAAATATTGCACACAATGTTGCTTCAGCCATACAAGCAGAACAGGCTAGAGCAAAAATCAATGATTTATTAGCAGAAGTACAAGAACATAAAGACAGCCTTGTTAAACAGCAGGAGGAATTAAGACAAACAAATAACGAACTAAGCAGACAAGCCAAAGAGTTGCAGGAAACCAGTAAATATAAATCTGAATTTCTGGCTAATATGTCTCATGAACTCAGAACGCCATTAAATAGTGTGCTTATTTTGGCGAAACTATTGGCAGATAACAATCCAAGGAACCTTACCGATAAGCAAATTGAATATGCTACTATCATTCACAGATCGGGGTCAGATTTATTAAAACTAATCAACGATATTCTCGACCTATCAAAAATTGAAGCTGGCAAGATTGACCTTACTATAGAAGAAATTAGCGTAGAAAGTATAATTAAAGATTTACAACAATTATTCTCCGTAGTAGCTTCACAAAAAAATATTGAATTCTCCATTCATAAAGATGTTAAAGTACCAAATAACTTAAAAACTGATGTTTTAAGATTGGAACAAATAATCAAGAATCTCTTATCTAATGCATTTAAGTTTACTCCTGAAAATGGAAAAGTTTCCGTCTTGTTCAACGCTTTGGAACATCCAGATGGGAAGCGAATAAGTATACAGGTAAAAGACAGTGGCATTGGTATTTCAGCGGAAAAACAAAAACTCATTTTTGATGCCTTTCAACAGGCAGATGGCTCAACTAGTCGAAAATATGGAGGAACCGGTTTAGGGTTATCCATAAGCAAGGAATTAGCAAGATTGCTCGGCGGAGAAATCATGGTAAGCAGTAAAGAGGGTATGGGAAGTGAATTCACGGTAATTGTTCCTGTTGCAACAACTGAAAGTAATTTTCATCAGAAAGAGGAGTTAAAAACAATTGAGGCACCGGAATTAGATAATATTGAAGAACAAGATAAAGTATCAGATGACAGAAATAATTTAAAAGATAATGATGAGGTGATTCTTATTATAGAAGATGATGAGAATTTTGCAACAATTGTCAGAGATTTTGCCAGAAATAAAAACTTTAAAACGATTATAGCACTTAGTGGTGATGAAGGATTATTTTATGCCAAAAAATACCGACTGAATGCCATTATACTAGATGTACAATTACCTGTTTTAGATGGGTGGTCTTTACTTAAAATTCTTAAAGAGGATCCGGAAACTAAACATATACCTGTGCATATTATATCTGCATTTGATGATAATCGTTTTAATTCTGGCGGAGCATTAGCATATGTTAAAAAACCCATTAATTTGGAAGGACTTAATCTAGCTTTTAATAAAATCAGCACCTACATAAAACAGAATTTTAAAAGTGTTCTTTTAGTTTCACCAGATTATTTCCAAGATAAAAATATCAATGCAATTTTTCAGCAAAGATTAAAATCAGTAACCTTTTATAATGCTAGCAGTATTAATGAAGCAAGAGGAATAACTGAAAATAAACATATTGACTGTATAATTGTTGATTTGGGAAATGAGTGGCAAGAAAACTTAACATCCTTACAAGATTGGCGAAGTTTAAGTAACAATCAACATATTCCGTTTATTTTACTCATTAACAATGACATACCAGAAGCTGAAGAAAATAAATTAAAGCCATTTGCAGAAGCTATTGTTCGCAATGATTTATCCGTTAATGATAATCTAATAACAGAATTAGATTCCTTTCTTTATCAAGTTAAGAAATCTGAAAAGTCAACATTACAGGCTATAATCAATGAATCTACTTTAATGGATTTATCAGGATTTAAGATTTTAATTGTTGACGATGATATGAGAAATGTATACGCATTAAGTACCGCTTTAGAATCTGAAAATGCAGATATTATATCTGCGTCCGATGGAAGAGAATCTTTAGAAATGTTAAAAATTCATGCTGACACTGATTTGGTTTTAATGGATATCATGATGCCGGAAATGGATGGATATGAAGCGATGAGTAGAATTAGAAAAGAACTGAAGCAATTAGATTTACCCATCATTGCATTAACTGCAAAAGCAATGGAAGGAGATAGGGAAAAATGCATTTCTGCTGGGGCATCTGATTACATAACAAAACCTGTAGATATTCAAAAACTTATATCCACGATAAAATCATGGCTGTCAAAATAA
- a CDS encoding BamA/TamA family outer membrane protein, translating to MYNRLLAQEKNNQLTDSITTTKKLFNKVVQSITVNNPLPVSGTPMQEATKNAVDFEPYEGKFIRYVYVNKLGFNKLLADTTITRNNFLNQLGNSLHKPTKYPVIRKNLFFKAGERVDPDLFSDNIRYLRDLSFIQDASIVIIPIQNNQDEVDVMVLFKDVFPIGGSVSEFNTNLLDIEVNNDNVSGSGNRMRIRQYLDTRRNPAYGYGLEYLARNIGGSFLNIAAGFQTESPTFNSGKREENAYFIRGDLPLVSPYHPYTGGFELSVNNTSNTYSPVNFYEQQLKYGYYNADLWLGYSLGAKERMLDNLGVRKRSILSGRMIHRYFTARPDTLKTIYDSRYNDITGVLFSYTLFERDFYHTNFIYGFGRNEDLPEGFSLTFTGGWADRQDVSRMYFGAEYQRSYFNSKKAFLNYTMKAGGYINQNKPEDISALMSIELITPLKKLKAKNWFMRHFLSGSITVQKSIRLNDPLRVSSIFGIPRIRNTRIDGTARITLNAESVFYNTFKLAGFNFAPFIFSNISYLKLSASDPENGAVYSALGSGIRTRNENLVFGTIELKTYFFPKVVELMSPWNISLSTNLRFRYQTTLIQKPDFVVVN from the coding sequence ATGTATAATAGGCTACTTGCACAGGAAAAAAACAATCAATTAACCGATAGTATTACTACTACAAAGAAACTATTTAATAAAGTAGTGCAATCTATAACTGTTAATAACCCTCTGCCAGTTTCAGGTACACCAATGCAAGAAGCAACAAAGAATGCAGTTGATTTTGAACCTTATGAGGGTAAATTTATCAGATATGTTTATGTTAATAAACTGGGCTTTAATAAACTGCTTGCTGATACTACCATTACCCGGAACAATTTTTTGAATCAACTTGGAAATTCGCTGCATAAACCTACCAAGTATCCGGTAATCCGTAAAAATTTATTTTTTAAGGCAGGCGAAAGAGTGGATCCGGATTTGTTTTCTGATAATATCAGATACCTGCGCGATCTTAGTTTTATTCAGGACGCAAGTATTGTAATTATTCCCATTCAAAATAATCAGGATGAAGTAGACGTAATGGTACTTTTTAAAGATGTTTTTCCCATTGGAGGAAGTGTGTCGGAATTCAATACCAATCTATTGGATATAGAAGTTAATAATGACAACGTATCTGGGTCAGGTAATCGGATGCGTATCAGGCAATACCTTGATACAAGAAGAAATCCTGCTTATGGATATGGCCTTGAGTACCTAGCCAGAAATATCGGAGGAAGTTTTCTCAATATAGCAGCAGGCTTTCAAACTGAAAGTCCCACGTTCAATTCAGGAAAAAGAGAGGAAAATGCTTATTTCATAAGAGGTGATCTGCCTTTGGTAAGCCCATATCATCCATATACTGGTGGGTTTGAACTATCGGTTAATAATACAAGTAATACCTATTCGCCTGTCAATTTTTACGAACAACAATTAAAGTATGGATACTATAATGCAGATCTTTGGTTGGGTTATAGCTTAGGAGCAAAAGAACGTATGCTGGATAATTTAGGGGTAAGAAAAAGAAGCATTTTGTCAGGAAGAATGATTCACCGCTATTTTACTGCTCGTCCTGATACATTGAAAACAATCTATGACAGTAGATACAATGATATTACAGGGGTATTATTTTCTTATACCCTTTTTGAGCGTGATTTTTATCATACAAATTTTATTTATGGATTCGGAAGAAATGAAGATTTGCCGGAAGGCTTCAGCTTAACATTTACAGGAGGCTGGGCAGATAGACAAGATGTTTCGCGAATGTATTTTGGTGCAGAATATCAGCGAAGTTATTTCAATTCAAAAAAAGCTTTTTTGAATTACACAATGAAAGCAGGAGGCTATATTAATCAAAATAAGCCTGAAGATATATCGGCACTAATGAGCATTGAGTTGATAACCCCATTAAAAAAATTGAAAGCAAAAAACTGGTTCATGCGTCATTTTTTAAGTGGTAGTATTACTGTTCAAAAATCAATTCGACTCAATGACCCATTAAGAGTTTCCAGTATTTTTGGTATACCACGAATCAGGAATACCAGGATTGATGGTACGGCAAGAATAACACTAAATGCAGAGTCTGTATTTTATAATACTTTTAAATTGGCAGGGTTTAATTTTGCACCTTTTATATTTTCCAATATATCCTATCTCAAGCTTTCTGCTTCCGATCCTGAAAATGGAGCTGTTTACAGTGCTTTGGGTAGTGGCATCCGAACACGAAATGAAAATCTTGTGTTTGGCACCATTGAGTTAAAAACGTACTTTTTCCCAAAAGTAGTTGAATTGATGAGTCCCTGGAACATAAGCCTTTCAACCAATTTGAGATTCCGTTATCAGACCACTTTAATTCAAAAACCTGATTTTGTTGTTGTAAATTAG
- a CDS encoding DUF2911 domain-containing protein, with the protein MKRLLLMTGLMFVGTLGFAQNNPKPSPATEVKATLKNGAEISIRYGQPSLKGRTPGKEVEPMLNKIWRAGANDATVFETSKDLKINGMVLPAGKYAFFILQNEAEAIVIFNKVWKQWGAFQYKASEDALRVKANLSTNSELVEKLLYSINTDGKVQILWGNLSFDFTVE; encoded by the coding sequence ATGAAAAGATTATTATTAATGACAGGACTTATGTTTGTTGGTACTTTGGGTTTTGCCCAAAACAATCCCAAGCCAAGTCCGGCAACTGAAGTAAAAGCAACCCTTAAAAATGGTGCTGAAATTTCTATTCGATACGGTCAGCCCTCTTTAAAGGGAAGAACACCAGGGAAAGAAGTAGAACCCATGTTAAATAAGATATGGCGGGCCGGAGCAAATGATGCAACTGTTTTTGAAACATCAAAAGATTTGAAAATCAATGGCATGGTTTTGCCTGCTGGAAAATATGCTTTTTTTATATTGCAAAACGAGGCTGAAGCAATTGTTATTTTTAATAAAGTATGGAAGCAATGGGGCGCTTTTCAATACAAAGCCTCTGAAGATGCTTTACGTGTCAAGGCTAATCTCTCTACAAATAGTGAATTAGTTGAAAAACTGCTTTATAGCATCAATACAGATGGGAAAGTGCAAATACTATGGGGTAATCTGAGTTTTGATTTTACAGTAGAATAA
- a CDS encoding NADP-dependent isocitrate dehydrogenase — MAQKIKVANPVVELDGDEMTRIIWKFIKDKLILPYLDLDIKYYDLGMEYRDETNDQVTIDAANAIKQYGVGIKCATITPDEQRVKEFNLKQMWKSPNGTIRNILDGTVFREPIVCSNVPRLVPNWTAPICIGRHAFGDQYRATDFVTKGKGKLTVKFEGEDGTVQEFEVYNFKGDGVALAMYNTDESIKGFARACFNQALIKKWPLYLSTKNTILKKYDGRFKDIFEEIYQNEFKQSFTEAGITYEHRLIDDMVASALKWNGNFVWACKNYDGDVQSDTVAQGFGSLGLMTSTLVTPDGKVMEAEAAHGTVTRHFREHQKGNRTSTNPIASIFAWTRGLEFRGKLDNNQELINFCQTLEKVCVDVVEAGKMTKDLAVCIHGNKVNHGEHYLYTEEFLDAIDAELSTRLAN, encoded by the coding sequence ATGGCCCAAAAAATTAAAGTTGCTAATCCGGTAGTAGAATTGGATGGAGATGAAATGACCAGAATTATTTGGAAGTTCATTAAAGACAAATTGATTTTACCTTATCTGGATTTAGATATCAAATACTATGATTTAGGAATGGAATACCGCGATGAAACCAATGACCAGGTTACCATAGACGCGGCCAATGCCATTAAGCAATATGGAGTCGGAATTAAATGTGCAACCATTACTCCTGACGAACAGCGTGTGAAAGAGTTCAATTTGAAGCAAATGTGGAAAAGCCCTAACGGAACCATCCGTAACATTCTGGATGGTACTGTTTTCAGAGAGCCAATCGTATGTTCTAATGTGCCCAGACTGGTACCCAACTGGACAGCGCCTATCTGTATTGGACGTCATGCATTCGGAGATCAGTATCGTGCTACCGATTTCGTAACAAAGGGTAAAGGTAAATTAACAGTTAAATTTGAAGGAGAAGACGGTACTGTTCAAGAATTTGAGGTTTACAACTTTAAAGGCGACGGTGTTGCTTTGGCAATGTACAATACCGATGAGAGTATCAAGGGTTTTGCAAGAGCTTGTTTTAATCAGGCTTTAATCAAAAAATGGCCTTTGTATTTATCTACTAAAAATACCATCCTTAAGAAGTACGATGGTCGCTTCAAAGATATTTTTGAAGAAATTTATCAAAATGAATTTAAACAATCTTTCACTGAAGCGGGAATTACTTATGAACACCGCTTAATTGATGACATGGTTGCATCTGCTTTAAAATGGAATGGTAATTTTGTATGGGCTTGTAAAAACTATGACGGGGACGTTCAGAGTGATACCGTAGCTCAAGGCTTTGGTTCATTGGGTTTAATGACTTCTACTTTAGTAACACCAGATGGAAAAGTAATGGAAGCAGAAGCGGCTCATGGTACTGTTACCAGACACTTTAGAGAGCATCAGAAAGGAAATCGTACCTCAACAAATCCAATTGCATCCATTTTTGCTTGGACTCGCGGTTTGGAATTCCGTGGAAAACTAGATAACAACCAGGAACTAATTAACTTCTGTCAGACACTTGAAAAAGTTTGTGTTGATGTGGTTGAAGCAGGTAAAATGACTAAAGACCTTGCTGTATGTATTCATGGCAACAAAGTAAATCATGGAGAACATTATTTGTACACAGAAGAATTCTTAGACGCAATTGATGCTGAACTAAGCACAAGATTGGCTAATTAA